From Triticum aestivum cultivar Chinese Spring chromosome 4A, IWGSC CS RefSeq v2.1, whole genome shotgun sequence, a single genomic window includes:
- the LOC123084683 gene encoding uncharacterized protein At5g64816 codes for MVDAWWPLLAAAVPAIVAGQAIRVKRRRDEEQRLKAARGREKSSDEVFVCERVCTSKRMLKKVGAFSKDPIPDTCVTVCGVSELDACADACGRTVCVNQHQVPNWNDVCLKRCQSECLKLSSTVM; via the coding sequence ATGGTGGACGCGTGGTGGCCGCTGCTCGCCGCGGCCGTCCCAGCCATCGTGGCCGGCCAGGCCATCCGCGTGAAGCGGCGGCGCGACGAGGAGCAGCGCCTCAAGGCGGCGCGGGGGCGCGAGAAGAGCTCCGACGAGGTCTTCGTCTGCGAGCGCGTCTGCACCTCCAAGCGGATGCTCAAGAAGGTGGGCGCCTTCTCCAAGGACCCCATCCCGGACACCTGCGTCACCGTCTGCGGCGTCTCCGAGCTCGACGCCTGCGCCGACGCCTGCGGGCGCACCGTCTGCGTCAACCAGCACCAGGTGCCCAACTGGAACGACGTCTGCCTCAAGCGCTGCCAGAGCGAGTGCCTCAAGCTCTCCTCCACCGTCATGTAG
- the LOC123084684 gene encoding uncharacterized protein: protein MLPLRRLLAASLRYARRHPRLRPRRLLSSGPAPPASPSPPPTSSSTLPVAAPPPPRHHLAPLRGPRRISPLLAISALSVATAAGTLYATTDNIEETLARTRASAARVAEQMRHTWTAGGVLCKSLMSVLSSANHEVRSGFEMRVAALLADITAASAARRAAIVSAGGGAVVDWLLDSIVRGATQAEAARALANLLADPWVAPAVLGRPRAVPSLLQFIFSYQPKRGKKNSRHSSFDVSDHSKGRSMLVAALMDIITSNCDNADYLSFRPLMPADADIRDIAAAIEVIEEGGMHFDDHEDDSSDDGDRGLKGIGIKVLGGTTILGFSRENSSLKIGNSGDDILEVAQNSKMDVAQNSSGLVNQEPPVDYVDIERLSSHATPGLWDDLQREHVAVPFATWALANWAIASDLNRTRIQELDSDGHAVTTALKAPERTVKWHGALVARALLEDQNLTLAPSVPDWSSSLLLTASQATENGDMSLAQMSLSTFLLSMIRCNESKFVIRQKGVHLLRSIAKKIEKENSQSGMKESLAVALSSLYSGEVPLSLEEAQRWSGILLRWLFDKSVSGTTHLTSVKILSSMLDDYGPSSVPISQGWLALVLSEILGDNKTQSLKGATPPEPERVKNQVDYHNAYTATQVLNQLATAVVKLASIQSDYGSESGDKVPLHDFLSLEPFATALKNLNKKSPPKFDAVDSALATLKGIKALAELCSEDVTCQKRIADLGVVSLLKHILVGDDYEKLAAIEAYDASRIREVQDKNVSASDGSSTAATADPRSVRVPPAAHIRRHAGRLLTILSLLPNSKKEIVSDDVWCKWLEECATGRIPCNDIKIKSYCRLTLLNVLCSENQNTRSVSGEYPESECEYKRKCPQFGDALFLLNPELPLEVHLGNSGCGISRDACKDDGCIEHSGSETGSVEGSGAASRRVSPEVDVVFVHGLRGGPFNSWRIADDKSSTTKAGLVESIDEDAGKEGTCWPRQWLSSDFPQARFFTVKYKTNLTQWTGASLSLQEVSSMLLRKLVAAGIGSRPVVFVTHSMGGLVVKQILHQAKLNNYDKFLNNTIGLVFYSCPHFGSKLADMPWRMGYVFRPAPSIGELRSGSPRLVELNDFVRQRHSKGLLDVLSFSESDVTPIVEGYGGWAFRAEIVPIESAYPGYGELVVLQNTDHINSCKPVNKNDPSYAETLAFLEKSLKSRGKRAES from the exons ATGCTGCCGCTGCGGCGCCtcctcgccgcctccctccgctatgctcgccgccacccccgcctccggccccgccgcctcctctcgtccggccccgccccgcccgcctccCCCTCTCCGCCTCCCACCTCCTCGTCGACCCTCCCCGTCGCGGCGCCTCCCCCGCCGCGGCACCACCTCGCCCCCCTCCGCGGCCCCCGCCGCATCTCCCCGCTGCTCGCCATCTCCGCGCTCtccgtcgccaccgccgccgggACGCTCTACGCCACCACCGACAACATCGAGGAGACCCTAGCGAGGACCAGGGCGTCCGCCGCGCGCGTGGCGGAGCAGATGCGGCACACGTGGACGGCCGGCGGGGTGCTCTGCAAGTCGCTCATGTCCGTCCTGTCGTCCGCCAACCACGAGGTGCGCTCGGGGTTCGAGATGCGGGTCGCCGCGCTGCTCGCCGACATCACCGCTGCCAGCGCCGCTCGGCGTGCGGCCATCGTGTCAGCGGGCGGCGGCGCCGTGGTCGACTGGCTGCTCGACAGCATCGTGCGGGGCGCCACGCAGGCGGAGGCAGCGCGGGCGCTCGCGAACCTGCTGGCCGACCCGTGGGTCGCGCCTGCTGTGCTCGGCCGGCCACGGGCGGTGCCCTCCCTCCTTCAGTTTATCTTCTCCTACCAGCCCAAGCGCGGCAAAAAG AACTCTAGACACTCTTCGTTCGATGTATCAGATCACTCTAAAGGAAGGAGCATGCTTGTCGCTGCACTCATGGATATAATCACATCCAACTGTGATAATGCAGATTATTTGTCGTTTCGGCCTTTGATGCCTGCAGATGCTGATATAAGAGATATTGCAGCAGCTATCGAAGTCATTGAGGAAGGGGGGATGCATTTTGATGACCATGAGGATGATAGCAGTGATGATGGTGACAGGGGATTAAAAGGGATAGGGATTAAGGTACTTGGGGGGACTACTATATTGGGATTCTCTAGAGAAAATAGCTCACTAAAGATTGGCAACTCAGGTGATGATATTCTGGAAGTTGCACAAAATAGTAAAATGGATGTTGCCCAGAATAGTAGTGGACTGGTAAACCAAGAGCCTCCTGTTGATTATGTAGACATCGAGAGACTAAGTTCCCATGCTACCccaggcctttgggatgatttacAGAGGGAGCATGTAGCTGTACCTTTTGCTACCTGGGCTCTTGCTAATTGGGCTATAGCATCAGATCTGAACCGCACTCGTATTCAAGAACTTGATAGCGATGGGCATGCTGTGACAACTGCACTGAAAGCTCCTGAAAGAACTGTGAAGTGGCATGGAGCCTTGGTGGCCCGGGCTCTTTTGGAAGACCAGAACTTGACTTTGGCTCCTTCTGTCCCTGATTGGTCCTCAAGTCTTCTTTTAACAGCTTCTCAGGCTACTGAGAATGGAGACATGTCGTTGGCCCAAATGTCACTGTCAACTTTCCTGTTATCCATGATACGATGCAATGAGTCGAAGTTTGTGATAAGGCAGAAGGGTGTTCATCTTCTTCGTAGTattgcaaaaaaaatagaaaaagaaaatagTCAGAGTGGTATGAAGGAGTCATTAGCGGTTGCCCTGAGTTCGCTCTATTCTGGTGAAGTTCCTTTGTCACTTGAAGAAGCTCAAAGATGGTCTGGCATTCTTCTTCGTTGGCTCTTTGACAAATCTGTATCAGGCACAACACATCTTACATCTGTAAAAATCCTTTCATCTATGCTTGACGATTACGGGCCATCTTCCGTACCGATTTCTCAGGGATGGTTAGCTCTTgtgctttctgaaattcttggagACAACAAGACACAAAGTTTGAAAGGAGCCACCCCGCCTGAACCAGAACGAGTGAAG aATCAAGTTGATTATCATAATGCTTACACTGCCACACAGGTCTTGAATCAATTAGCTACAGCTGTTGTCAAATTAGCAAGCATTCAGTCGGACTATGGTTCTGAGTCTGGTGACAAAGTACCACTTCACGATTTTCTCTCTCTTGAACCATTTGCTACAGCTCTAAAGAACTTGAACAAAAAGAGCCCACCCAAGTTTGATGCTGTTGACTCAGCCTTAGCTACGCTTAAGGGAATAAAAGCACTAGCAGAGCTTTGTTCTGAGGATGTTACGTGCCAAAAGAGAATAGCTGATTTAGGAGTTGTTTCGTTATTGAAACACATCCTCGTCGGTGACGATTATGAGAAACTTGCTGCAATTGAAGCATATGATGCATCAAGAATACGAGAAGTGCAAGACAAGAATGTGTCTGCTTCTGATGGTTCTTCTACTGCTGCTACCGCTGATCCCCGTAGTGTACGTGTTCCTCCAGCAGCACATATTCGAAGGCACGCCGGGCGGCTGCTTACCATTCTCTCCCTTCTACCCAACTCAAAGAAGGAAATTGTTTCTGATGATGTATGGTGCAAGTGGCTTGAAGAATGTGCAACTGGACGAATTCCTTGCAATGATATAAAGATAAAAAGTTACTGCAGACTAACTTTGTTAAATGTACTCTGCTCTGAGAATCAAAATACAAGAAGTGTTTCTGGTGAATATCCCGAATCAGAATGTGAGTATAAAAGAAAGTGTCCTCAGTTTGGAGATGCGCTGTTCTTGCTGAATCCAGAATTACCTCTTGAGGTTCATTTGGGCAACAGCGGTTGTGGGATTTCAAGAGATGCTTGTAAGGATGATGGGTGCATTGAACACAGTGGCTCTGAAACTGGAAGCGTAGAAGGTTCAGGTGCTGCATCAAGACGTGTCTCCCCTGAAGTTGATGTCGTGTTTGTCCATGGCCTTCGTGGTGGCCCATTCAACTCATGGAGGATAGCTGATGACAAGTCATCAACTACTAAAGCTGGTCTGGTGGAAAGTATAGATGAAGATGCTGGAAAAGAAGGTACTTGTTGGCCAAGACAATGGCTGTCATCAGATTTTCCTCAAGCTCGTTTCTTCACGGTCAAATACAAG ACAAATTTGACACAATGGACTGGAGCCAGCTTGTCCCTTCAG GAGGTGAGCTCTATGCTGCTGAGGAAGCTGGTGGCTGCTGGGATCGGTAGCCGACCTGTTGTGTTTGTGACTCATAG TATGGGTGGACTGGTGGTTAAGCAGATATTGCATCAAGCGAAGCTGAACAATTACGACAAGTTCCTGAATAATACAATTGGACTA GTCTTTTATAGCTGTCCGCATTTTGGCAGTAAACTTGCAGACATGCCATGGCGTATGGGCTATGTGTTTCGTCCAGCTCCTTCA ATTGGCGAATTAAGAAGTGGGTCTCCAAGACTTGTTGAGCTGAATGATTTTGTGCGTCAGCGGCACAGTAAAGGACTTCTCGATGTTCTTAGTTTTAGTGAG AGCGATGTCACACCAATTGTTGAAGGTTATGGTGGTTGGGCATTTCGAGCGGAGATAGTCCCAATCGAATCCGCATACCCAGGATATGGGGAGCTTGTC GTTCTACAGAACACTGACCATATAAACTCGTGTAAACCGGTGAACAAGAATGATCCTTCATACGCCGAGACTCTGGCATTTTTGGAGAAAAGCTTGAAATCACGGGGCAAAAGAGcagaatcctag